The following coding sequences are from one Haemophilus haemolyticus window:
- the mglB gene encoding galactose/glucose ABC transporter substrate-binding protein MglB, which yields MKKTAVLSAVALAIGLGAASSSFAASNKIGVTIYKYDDNFMSLMRKEIDKEAKALGGINLLMNDSQNAQSIQNDQVDVLLSKGVKALAINLVDPAAAPTIISKAKPDNIPVVFFNKDPGAKAIGSYEHAYYVGTDPKESGLIQGDLIAKQWKANPALDLNKDGKIQFVLLKGEPGHPDAEARTKFVVEELNAKGIQTEQLFIDTGMWDAAMAKDKVDAWLSSSKANDIEVIISNNDGMALGALEATKAHGKKLPIFGVDALPEALQLIKKGELAGTVLNDGVNQGKAVVQLSNNLAQGKAATEGTKWELKDRVVRIPYVGVDKDNLGDFLK from the coding sequence ATGAAAAAAACAGCAGTATTAAGTGCAGTTGCTTTGGCTATCGGTTTAGGTGCAGCATCTTCTAGCTTCGCAGCAAGTAACAAAATTGGTGTAACCATTTACAAATACGATGACAACTTCATGTCTTTAATGCGTAAAGAAATCGACAAAGAAGCTAAAGCACTTGGTGGCATTAACTTATTAATGAATGACTCCCAAAATGCACAATCAATTCAAAATGACCAAGTTGATGTATTACTTTCCAAAGGTGTGAAAGCTCTTGCAATTAACTTAGTTGACCCTGCTGCAGCACCAACCATTATTAGCAAAGCAAAACCAGACAACATTCCAGTTGTATTCTTTAATAAAGACCCAGGTGCAAAAGCTATCGGTTCTTATGAACACGCTTACTATGTAGGTACTGATCCAAAAGAATCTGGCTTAATTCAAGGGGATTTAATTGCAAAACAATGGAAAGCGAATCCTGCTCTAGACTTAAATAAAGATGGCAAAATCCAATTCGTGTTATTAAAAGGTGAACCAGGTCACCCAGATGCTGAAGCTCGTACAAAATTCGTAGTTGAAGAACTTAATGCGAAAGGTATCCAAACTGAACAATTATTTATTGATACCGGTATGTGGGATGCTGCAATGGCGAAAGATAAAGTAGATGCTTGGTTATCTAGCTCTAAAGCTAACGACATTGAAGTAATTATTTCTAACAACGATGGTATGGCATTAGGCGCATTAGAAGCAACCAAAGCACATGGTAAAAAACTCCCTATCTTCGGTGTGGATGCGTTACCAGAAGCATTACAACTCATCAAAAAAGGTGAACTTGCTGGTACTGTGTTAAACGATGGTGTGAACCAAGGTAAAGCGGTTGTTCAATTATCTAACAACTTAGCACAAGGCAAAGCAGCAACTGAAGGCACAAAATGGGAATTAAAAGATCGTGTTGTACGTATCCCTTATGTTGGTGTAGATAAAGACAACTTAGGCGACTTCTTAAAATAA
- a CDS encoding substrate-binding domain-containing protein — MSTIHDVAELAHVSIATVSRVINQHPSVSEDTRLAVKQAIEQLNYQPNANAKALAIQNTDTIGVVVTDVTDSFFAILVKAVDKVAEAHRKTILIGIGYHHAEKEREAIDTLLRKRCSCLVVHSKALSDDELSHYLKTVPGMVIINRVIQGYENRCVSLDNKKGTYLATEMLIRCGHKHIAYIGSNHAIFDEIERRDGYLTALKDHNYPIIEHAITHNSPDFEGGEKAMIDLLSYNKDLTAVVAYNDSMAAGAISVLNENNISVPSQFSIIGFDDMPIARYLIPKLTTIRYPIDLMATYAANLALSLVDNEVRTPSTIQFNPTLVRRFSVESI; from the coding sequence ATGAGCACCATTCATGATGTAGCCGAATTAGCCCATGTATCTATTGCTACTGTTTCTCGTGTTATAAATCAACATCCCTCAGTGAGTGAAGATACCCGCCTTGCCGTAAAACAAGCAATTGAACAACTTAATTATCAGCCTAATGCAAATGCTAAAGCCCTTGCAATACAAAACACGGATACTATTGGTGTGGTTGTTACCGATGTAACAGACTCGTTTTTTGCTATTTTAGTAAAAGCCGTAGATAAAGTTGCAGAAGCACACCGTAAAACAATCTTGATTGGCATTGGCTATCACCATGCAGAGAAGGAACGTGAAGCTATTGATACTTTACTTCGCAAGCGTTGTAGTTGTTTAGTTGTGCATTCCAAAGCGTTATCCGACGATGAACTTAGCCATTATTTGAAAACAGTACCAGGAATGGTCATTATCAACCGAGTGATTCAAGGCTATGAAAATCGTTGCGTAAGTTTAGATAATAAAAAGGGAACCTACTTAGCAACAGAAATGCTTATCCGCTGTGGTCATAAACATATCGCATATATTGGATCTAACCATGCAATTTTCGATGAAATTGAGCGTCGAGATGGTTATCTTACTGCATTAAAAGATCACAATTATCCAATTATTGAGCATGCCATAACGCACAATTCACCAGACTTCGAAGGTGGTGAAAAAGCAATGATTGATTTGCTTAGTTATAACAAAGATCTTACTGCTGTGGTCGCTTATAACGATTCAATGGCGGCGGGAGCCATTTCAGTTCTCAATGAAAACAATATTAGTGTACCAAGCCAATTTTCAATCATTGGTTTTGACGATATGCCAATTGCTCGTTATTTAATTCCTAAATTGACGACCATTCGCTATCCTATTGATTTAATGGCAACTTATGCAGCCAACCTTGCGTTAAGCCTTGTCGATAATGAGGTGAGAACGCCATCAACAATTCAATTTAACCCAACATTAGTACGTCGTTTTTCTGTGGAATCTATCTAA
- the mglC gene encoding galactose/methyl galactoside ABC transporter permease MglC, producing the protein MSALEKNKSFDLLKQNAIYFVLLILLGIIIAQDPTFLNLINFSNILTQSSVRLIIALGVAGLLITQGTDLSAGRQVGLAAVISATMLQSMENMNRVFPEMGEIPIPVVILAVCAVGALIGLINGLVIAYLNVTPFIATMGTMIIVYGFNSLYYDAVGGSPIAGFSENFSTFAQGFFRIGSFKLSYITIYAAIASFLVWVMWNKTRFGKNVFAIGGNPEAAKVSGVNVARNLVVIYMIAGMFYAFGGMLEAGRIGSATNNLGFMYELDAIAACVVGGVSFAGGVGTVIGVITGVIIFTVINYGLTYIGVNPYWQYIIKGSIIILAVAIDSLKYAKKK; encoded by the coding sequence ATGAGTGCCTTAGAAAAAAACAAATCCTTTGATTTATTAAAACAAAATGCGATTTATTTTGTCTTGCTGATTTTGCTTGGCATTATTATTGCGCAAGATCCAACCTTTTTAAATTTAATCAACTTCAGTAACATCTTAACCCAATCTTCTGTGCGCTTAATTATTGCACTCGGGGTTGCTGGATTGTTGATTACACAAGGAACTGACTTATCTGCAGGTCGCCAAGTTGGTTTAGCGGCAGTTATCTCTGCAACCATGTTGCAGTCAATGGAAAATATGAACCGTGTATTCCCTGAAATGGGTGAAATTCCAATTCCTGTGGTAATTCTTGCAGTATGTGCTGTGGGTGCGTTAATCGGCTTGATTAATGGATTAGTTATCGCTTATTTAAATGTTACCCCATTCATTGCAACAATGGGTACGATGATTATCGTATACGGTTTTAACTCACTCTATTATGATGCTGTGGGTGGTTCGCCAATCGCAGGTTTTAGCGAAAATTTCTCAACATTTGCTCAAGGATTCTTCCGAATCGGCAGTTTTAAACTCTCTTACATCACAATCTATGCAGCCATTGCCTCATTCTTAGTTTGGGTGATGTGGAACAAAACTCGTTTCGGTAAAAACGTATTTGCTATCGGTGGTAACCCAGAAGCAGCGAAAGTATCTGGTGTAAACGTTGCACGTAACTTAGTTGTCATCTACATGATTGCAGGTATGTTCTATGCCTTTGGTGGTATGCTCGAAGCCGGTCGTATCGGTTCTGCAACTAACAACTTAGGTTTCATGTATGAATTAGATGCTATCGCCGCTTGCGTGGTCGGTGGCGTATCTTTCGCTGGTGGTGTAGGTACCGTAATTGGTGTAATCACTGGGGTTATCATCTTTACAGTTATCAACTACGGTTTAACTTACATCGGTGTAAACCCTTACTGGCAATACATCATCAAAGGTAGCATTATTATTCTAGCGGTAGCCATTGACTCATTAAAATACGCGAAGAAAAAATAA
- the corC gene encoding CNNM family magnesium/cobalt transport protein CorC (CorC(YbeX) belongs to the Cyclin M Mg2+ Exporter (CNNM) family, and was characterized as belonging to a set of three proteins, at least one of which must be present for CorA to function.) encodes MNDEQQNSNQSENTKKPFFQSLFGRFFQGELKNREELVEVIRDSEQNDLIDQNTREMIEGVMEIAELRVRDIMIPRSQIIFIEDQQDLNTCLNTIIESAHSRFPVIADADDRDNIVGILHAKDLLKFLREDAEEFDLSSLLRPVVIVPESKRVDRMLKDFRSERFHMAIVVDEFGAVSGLVTIEDILEQIVGDIEDEFDEEEVADIRQLSRHTYAVRALTDIDDFNAQFNTDFDDEEVDTIGGLIMQTFGYLPKRGEEITLKNLQFKVTSADSRRLIQLRVTVPDEHLAEMDDVEEKAE; translated from the coding sequence ATGAACGACGAACAGCAAAATTCAAACCAATCTGAAAATACGAAAAAACCTTTTTTCCAATCTTTATTTGGTCGCTTTTTTCAAGGTGAACTAAAAAATCGTGAAGAACTTGTTGAAGTGATTCGCGATTCAGAACAAAACGATTTAATTGATCAAAATACTCGCGAAATGATTGAAGGCGTGATGGAAATCGCGGAGCTTCGTGTTCGCGATATTATGATTCCTCGTTCACAAATTATTTTTATTGAAGATCAACAAGATTTAAATACTTGTTTAAACACAATTATTGAATCCGCTCATTCTCGTTTTCCTGTGATTGCCGATGCGGATGATCGCGATAATATCGTGGGTATTTTGCATGCGAAAGATTTATTGAAATTTTTACGAGAAGATGCGGAAGAGTTTGATTTATCTTCATTATTGCGCCCCGTCGTGATTGTGCCAGAAAGTAAAAGAGTGGATCGTATGTTGAAAGATTTCCGCTCAGAGCGTTTCCATATGGCTATTGTGGTAGATGAATTTGGTGCGGTATCAGGTCTTGTCACCATTGAAGATATTTTGGAACAAATTGTTGGCGATATTGAAGATGAGTTTGATGAAGAAGAAGTCGCGGATATTCGTCAGCTTTCTCGTCATACTTATGCTGTGCGTGCGCTCACCGATATTGATGATTTCAATGCGCAATTTAATACGGATTTTGATGATGAAGAAGTCGATACCATTGGCGGGCTGATTATGCAAACTTTTGGTTATTTACCAAAACGCGGTGAAGAAATTACGTTGAAAAATCTTCAATTTAAAGTTACTTCGGCAGATAGTCGCCGATTGATTCAACTTCGAGTGACTGTGCCAGATGAACATTTGGCAGAAATGGATGATGTGGAAGAAAAAGCCGAATAG
- the galM gene encoding galactose-1-epimerase: MLEQTTFSAPDGAPYQLITLQNENGMRVQFMDWGATWLSCKVPVNGTLREVLLGCKVEDYPTHQSYLGASVGRYANRIANAQFELNGELIQLKSNQGKHQLHGGEGFDKRRWKIQECGENFVCFSLQSEDGDQGFPGNVDVSVTYTLTDDNSVKIEYAGMCDKDTALNLTNHAYFNLENAEQGSDVREHTLRLNADFYLPVDNEGIPNSPLKHVVNTSFDFRIAKPIKQDFLQGDQQATKGYDHSFIVNKAWQKPCVLLTSPTGDLSLEVRTSQAALQVYTGNYLAGTPTRNSGLYADFSGVALETQCLPDTPNHPEWQNYGGIQKAGERYYQWTEFKFL; this comes from the coding sequence ATGTTAGAACAAACTACTTTTAGTGCGCCTGATGGTGCACCTTATCAGCTTATAACTCTGCAAAATGAAAATGGAATGCGTGTTCAATTTATGGATTGGGGTGCAACTTGGCTTTCTTGTAAAGTGCCAGTAAATGGCACTTTACGCGAGGTTTTATTGGGTTGTAAGGTAGAAGATTATCCCACTCATCAAAGCTATTTAGGCGCAAGCGTAGGGCGTTATGCAAATCGTATTGCAAATGCACAATTTGAATTAAATGGTGAACTCATTCAGTTGAAAAGTAATCAAGGTAAACATCAGCTTCATGGTGGAGAGGGCTTTGATAAACGCCGTTGGAAAATTCAAGAGTGCGGTGAGAATTTTGTGTGTTTTTCATTACAGTCAGAGGATGGCGATCAGGGTTTTCCTGGGAATGTGGATGTGTCTGTAACCTATACGCTAACAGATGATAATAGCGTAAAAATTGAATATGCCGGGATGTGTGATAAGGATACCGCATTGAACCTAACGAATCATGCCTATTTTAATTTAGAAAATGCAGAGCAAGGTAGTGATGTGCGTGAACATACATTACGTTTAAATGCTGATTTTTATCTGCCTGTAGATAATGAGGGGATTCCTAATTCTCCATTAAAGCACGTAGTGAATACAAGTTTTGACTTCCGTATTGCTAAACCCATCAAACAAGATTTTTTACAAGGGGATCAGCAAGCAACAAAAGGTTACGATCATTCCTTTATTGTCAATAAAGCTTGGCAAAAGCCCTGTGTGTTACTGACTTCTCCAACTGGTGATTTAAGTTTGGAAGTAAGAACCTCGCAAGCCGCATTGCAGGTTTATACGGGTAATTATCTTGCAGGCACACCAACGAGAAATAGCGGATTATATGCCGATTTTTCTGGCGTAGCACTAGAAACCCAATGTTTACCCGACACACCAAATCATCCTGAATGGCAAAATTACGGCGGGATTCAAAAAGCAGGCGAGCGATATTATCAATGGACGGAGTTTAAGTTCTTATAG
- the galT gene encoding galactose-1-phosphate uridylyltransferase — protein MSDIFEPTEHPHRRYNPLIDQWVLVSPHRAKRPWQGQQEKVNEEQKPSYDPTCYLCPSNKRITGELNPDYRKPYVFKNDFSALLEDTPAPEKSSDPLFQSSQARGESRVICFSPDHSKTLPLLTALEIEEVIKVWQEQLRELGAKYQWVQIFENKGAAMGCSNPHPHGQIWANNFLPNEVAREDRTQRDYLLKHGSVMLVDYVKRELELKERIVVETEHWVALVPYWAVWPFETLLLPKTHVKRLTELSDKQSEDLAVILKKLTTKYDNLFETSFPYSMGFHAAPFNGEDNEHWQLHAHFYPPLLRSATVRKFMVGYEMLGESQRDLTAEQAAERLRALSEVHYKER, from the coding sequence ATGAGTGATATTTTTGAACCAACCGAGCATCCACATCGTCGCTATAATCCGTTAATTGATCAATGGGTTTTGGTATCACCACATCGTGCTAAGCGTCCATGGCAAGGGCAACAAGAAAAAGTGAATGAAGAACAAAAACCAAGTTATGATCCAACTTGTTATCTTTGCCCGAGTAATAAGCGTATTACAGGTGAATTAAATCCAGATTATCGTAAACCTTATGTGTTTAAAAATGATTTTTCCGCACTTTTAGAAGATACGCCAGCCCCTGAAAAATCCTCCGATCCACTTTTCCAGAGTTCTCAAGCTCGTGGTGAAAGTCGAGTTATTTGTTTCTCTCCAGATCATAGTAAAACATTGCCATTATTGACCGCACTTGAGATTGAAGAAGTGATTAAAGTATGGCAAGAGCAACTTCGAGAGCTTGGTGCAAAATACCAATGGGTGCAAATTTTTGAAAACAAAGGGGCGGCAATGGGCTGTTCGAACCCACATCCACATGGTCAAATTTGGGCGAATAATTTCTTGCCAAATGAAGTTGCTCGTGAAGATCGCACACAACGCGATTATTTATTAAAACATGGTTCAGTAATGTTAGTTGATTATGTGAAACGAGAACTGGAGTTAAAAGAACGTATTGTCGTTGAAACTGAACATTGGGTAGCTTTAGTGCCTTATTGGGCTGTTTGGCCATTTGAAACATTGCTTTTACCAAAAACGCATGTAAAACGTTTAACTGAATTAAGTGACAAACAATCAGAAGATCTTGCGGTTATTTTGAAAAAATTGACGACCAAATACGATAATCTCTTTGAAACCTCTTTTCCATATTCAATGGGATTTCATGCGGCACCATTTAATGGCGAAGATAACGAACATTGGCAGTTACATGCTCATTTTTACCCTCCTCTTTTACGCTCAGCAACCGTGCGTAAATTTATGGTGGGATATGAAATGTTAGGCGAAAGTCAACGCGATTTAACGGCAGAACAGGCAGCAGAGCGATTACGTGCTTTGAGTGAAGTTCATTATAAAGAAAGATAA
- the lnt gene encoding apolipoprotein N-acyltransferase — MNKYFTYLIALISGLVGVFAFSPFDYWPLAYVSLLGLLYVAKNPKKSTALLATFLWSMGFFCFGVSWLNVSIHQFGGASLGVSYFLVGLLAAYLALYPMLFTYLVQRFQVQSAVIFAVIWTFTEFLRGWIFTGFPWLQFGYTQIDSPFYGIAPIFGVTGLTFFTVWASTVMFNFALSLFKTKNLKLVLANVLLLIIVGELSVYSSRIHFVKAVEDKAISVTLAQGNIEQNLKWDPDYFYSTLEIYKKLIAENLGKTDLIILPESALPTLENAITPFFEGLDRAAKETKTEIMVGTVFQDTKSGKLLNSIMTAGNPDFPYQPDTSNRYSKHHLVPFGEYVPLESILRPLNSVFNLPMSAFQSGDAIQPSLMAKKRAFSPAICYEIIFGEQVRQNLKQDTDYLLTISNDAWFGDSIGPWQHLQMARMRALELGKPLIRATNTGISVFVDAQGKVLAQAPQFIETTLTHKIAPAEGKTPYSALGNMPLYALSLLFLVLHGMMAFVRRKMNLSQKR, encoded by the coding sequence ATGAATAAATATTTTACTTATCTTATTGCGCTTATATCTGGTTTAGTCGGTGTGTTTGCCTTTTCGCCATTTGATTATTGGCCTTTAGCCTATGTTTCTTTACTCGGTTTACTTTATGTCGCTAAAAATCCTAAAAAATCTACCGCACTTTTAGCGACTTTTTTGTGGTCGATGGGATTTTTCTGCTTTGGGGTAAGTTGGCTTAATGTCAGTATTCACCAATTTGGTGGCGCGTCTTTAGGTGTGAGTTATTTCCTTGTCGGTTTACTTGCGGCTTATCTTGCACTATACCCAATGCTCTTTACCTATTTGGTTCAGCGTTTCCAAGTTCAAAGTGCGGTAATTTTTGCCGTAATTTGGACATTTACAGAATTTTTACGAGGTTGGATTTTTACCGGTTTTCCTTGGCTTCAATTTGGTTATACACAAATTGACAGCCCATTTTATGGCATCGCCCCGATTTTTGGGGTAACAGGATTGACGTTCTTTACCGTTTGGGCAAGTACGGTGATGTTTAATTTTGCTTTATCTTTATTTAAAACGAAAAATCTTAAATTAGTCTTGGCGAACGTTTTGTTATTAATCATCGTGGGGGAGTTAAGTGTTTATTCATCCCGAATTCACTTTGTAAAAGCTGTTGAAGATAAGGCAATTTCAGTCACGCTTGCTCAAGGCAATATTGAACAAAATCTCAAATGGGATCCGGATTATTTCTATTCTACTTTGGAGATTTATAAAAAATTAATCGCAGAAAATCTTGGTAAAACCGATTTAATTATTTTGCCTGAATCAGCATTGCCAACTCTTGAAAATGCGATTACCCCATTTTTTGAAGGATTAGATCGAGCTGCTAAAGAAACGAAAACGGAGATAATGGTTGGAACCGTATTCCAAGATACGAAATCTGGTAAATTGCTTAATTCTATTATGACTGCTGGAAACCCAGATTTTCCTTATCAGCCCGATACATCAAATCGTTATAGTAAGCATCATCTCGTGCCGTTCGGTGAATATGTTCCACTAGAAAGTATTCTGCGACCACTTAATTCAGTGTTTAATTTGCCGATGTCTGCATTTCAAAGCGGGGATGCGATTCAGCCATCTTTAATGGCAAAAAAACGCGCTTTTTCGCCAGCAATTTGCTACGAGATTATTTTCGGTGAACAAGTGCGGCAAAATTTGAAACAAGATACAGATTATTTGCTCACGATTTCTAATGATGCTTGGTTTGGTGATTCGATTGGGCCTTGGCAACATTTACAGATGGCAAGAATGCGCGCTTTAGAATTGGGAAAACCGCTTATTCGTGCAACCAATACAGGCATTTCAGTTTTTGTTGATGCACAAGGTAAAGTGTTAGCGCAGGCACCGCAGTTTATTGAAACAACGTTGACGCATAAAATTGCACCAGCGGAAGGTAAAACCCCTTATTCTGCGTTGGGAAATATGCCTTTATATGC
- the galK gene encoding galactokinase: MNPIKNAQQLFTQKHQKQPDLTVYAPGRVNIIGEHTDYNDGFVMPCAINFGTAVSGTKRDDHIWNVYAADLDETDEFSLNVEIPKSEHKWANYVRGVVKFIQERYPHFQQGANLVISGNVPLSSGLSSSAALEVAVGKFCQQLGDLPLSHTDIALNGQKAENQFVGANCGNMDQLISALGQENHLLMIDCRSLETTPTPVPQDVAVIIVNSNVPHDLVTGEYNTRRQQCEEAAKFFGVKALRDVSVEQFRKREAELTALSPLAAKRARHVVTENQRVLDAVEALKKNDLTRLGELMGESHDSMRDDFEITVPQIDYLVELAQLVIGKSGGARMTGGGFGGCIVALAPHDKVDAVRKIIADNYEKTTGLKETFYVCTASQGVRVI, encoded by the coding sequence ATGAATCCAATTAAGAACGCCCAACAACTCTTTACACAAAAACACCAAAAACAACCAGATCTTACCGTCTATGCCCCTGGTCGCGTAAATATCATCGGCGAACATACTGACTACAACGACGGCTTTGTTATGCCTTGTGCGATTAATTTTGGTACGGCCGTTTCTGGTACAAAACGAGATGATCATATTTGGAATGTTTATGCGGCGGATCTTGATGAAACTGATGAATTTTCTCTCAATGTTGAAATTCCGAAGAGTGAACACAAATGGGCTAATTATGTGCGTGGGGTTGTAAAATTTATCCAAGAACGTTACCCGCACTTTCAACAAGGTGCAAATTTAGTGATTTCTGGAAATGTGCCGCTTTCTTCTGGATTAAGTTCATCTGCAGCGTTAGAAGTTGCGGTGGGTAAATTCTGCCAACAACTTGGCGATTTACCGCTTTCTCATACAGATATTGCATTGAATGGGCAAAAAGCGGAGAACCAATTTGTTGGCGCAAATTGTGGCAATATGGATCAGTTAATTTCTGCGCTTGGGCAGGAAAATCACTTACTGATGATCGATTGTCGTAGTCTTGAAACCACTCCAACACCCGTGCCACAAGATGTCGCCGTTATTATTGTGAATTCAAACGTACCGCACGATTTGGTAACGGGTGAATACAATACTCGCCGTCAGCAATGTGAAGAGGCGGCAAAATTTTTTGGAGTAAAAGCGTTGCGTGATGTTTCAGTTGAACAATTCCGAAAAAGAGAAGCGGAATTGACCGCACTTTCTCCGTTAGCAGCAAAACGTGCTCGTCATGTCGTAACAGAAAATCAACGAGTACTCGATGCAGTGGAAGCCTTGAAGAAAAATGATTTGACTCGTTTAGGTGAGTTAATGGGAGAATCTCATGATTCAATGCGTGATGATTTTGAAATCACCGTGCCACAAATTGATTATTTAGTTGAATTGGCTCAACTTGTTATTGGTAAAAGTGGCGGTGCACGTATGACAGGCGGCGGTTTTGGTGGTTGTATTGTCGCACTTGCGCCGCATGATAAAGTCGATGCAGTTCGTAAAATTATTGCGGATAATTACGAAAAAACGACTGGTTTAAAAGAAACTTTTTATGTGTGCACTGCATCACAAGGTGTTCGAGTGATTTAA
- the mglA gene encoding galactose/methyl galactoside ABC transporter ATP-binding protein MglA has product MTSQTQSQDSQVLLTMTNVCKSFPGVKALDNANLTVRSHSVHALMGENGAGKSTLLKCLFGIYAKDEGEILFLGQPVNFKTSKEALENGISMVHQELNLVRQTSVMDNLWLGRYPLKGPFVDHAKMYRDTKAIFDELDIDVDPKEKVAKLSVSQMQMIEIAKAFSYNAKIVIMDEPTSSLSEKEVEHLFKIIDKLKQRGCGIIYISHKMDEIFKICDEITILRDGKWINTVNVKESSMEQIVGMMVGRELTQRFPEKTNTPKEVILQVENLTAKNQPSIQDISFELRKGEILGIAGLVGAKRTDIVEAIFGVRELTEGTIKLHGKTVKNHTALEAINNGFALVTEERRSTGIYSNLSIEFNSLISNMKSYLTPWKLLSTKKMKSDTQWVIDSMNVKTPSHRTTIGSLSGGNQQKVIIGRWLLTQPEILMLDEPTRGIDIGAKFEIYQLIQELAKKDKGIIMISSEMPELLGVTDRILVMSNGKLAGIVETAKTSQEEILQLAAKYL; this is encoded by the coding sequence ATGACATCTCAAACTCAAAGTCAAGACAGCCAAGTGCTGCTCACAATGACCAATGTCTGCAAGTCCTTTCCAGGCGTAAAAGCCTTAGATAATGCAAACCTAACGGTTCGTTCACATTCTGTTCATGCTTTAATGGGTGAGAACGGCGCGGGCAAATCTACATTACTAAAATGCTTATTCGGCATTTATGCCAAAGATGAAGGCGAAATCCTTTTCTTAGGCCAACCCGTCAATTTTAAAACATCTAAAGAAGCCCTTGAGAATGGTATTTCAATGGTGCACCAAGAACTCAACCTCGTGCGCCAAACTAGCGTAATGGATAACTTGTGGCTTGGACGCTATCCACTTAAAGGACCTTTTGTCGATCACGCGAAAATGTACCGTGATACTAAAGCGATTTTTGATGAATTGGATATTGATGTAGATCCTAAAGAAAAAGTCGCCAAACTTTCAGTTTCTCAAATGCAGATGATCGAAATTGCGAAGGCGTTCTCGTATAACGCTAAAATCGTAATCATGGATGAACCAACATCCTCGCTTTCTGAAAAAGAAGTTGAGCATCTGTTTAAAATTATCGACAAATTAAAACAACGCGGTTGCGGAATTATTTATATTTCTCACAAAATGGATGAAATCTTCAAAATCTGTGATGAAATTACTATTTTACGCGACGGTAAATGGATCAATACGGTAAACGTGAAAGAATCCAGCATGGAACAAATTGTCGGAATGATGGTAGGTCGTGAATTAACACAGCGTTTCCCTGAAAAAACAAACACGCCAAAAGAAGTAATTTTACAGGTGGAAAATCTTACCGCTAAAAATCAACCATCCATTCAAGACATATCTTTTGAATTACGAAAAGGTGAAATTCTGGGTATTGCAGGCCTTGTGGGGGCTAAACGTACCGATATCGTTGAAGCTATTTTTGGCGTACGTGAATTAACCGAAGGAACTATCAAGTTACACGGAAAAACCGTGAAAAATCATACCGCACTTGAAGCGATTAATAATGGCTTTGCATTGGTAACTGAAGAGCGTCGTTCAACAGGTATTTACTCTAATTTAAGCATTGAATTTAACTCATTGATTTCAAATATGAAATCTTATCTCACACCATGGAAATTACTTAGCACGAAGAAAATGAAAAGTGATACCCAGTGGGTAATTGATTCAATGAATGTTAAAACACCATCACATAGAACAACAATTGGTTCTCTTTCTGGCGGTAACCAACAAAAGGTCATTATCGGTCGTTGGCTTTTAACTCAACCTGAAATTCTGATGCTTGATGAGCCGACTCGTGGTATCGACATCGGGGCAAAATTTGAAATTTACCAACTTATTCAAGAACTCGCTAAAAAAGATAAAGGCATTATTATGATTTCATCAGAAATGCCTGAATTACTAGGTGTAACTGACCGTATTTTAGTGATGAGTAACGGTAAATTGGCGGGTATTGTAGAAACTGCAAAAACTTCACAAGAAGAAATCTTGCAACTCGCTGCGAAATATTTATAA